In Streptomyces sclerotialus, one genomic interval encodes:
- a CDS encoding bile acid:sodium symporter family protein — translation MTNEQTHQKPAAAPPQETGDLPSSDRAARRAVTLFPLLVIVAGLIGLFWPSHFTGWAPAVPWLLGVVMFSMGLTLTVPDFAAVAKRPWAVGLGLVAHYVIMPGLGWLVATVLDLPPALAAGVILVGCAPSGTASNVVTYLARGDVALSVSVATVSTVVAPFVTPPLTYLLAGQFMHVDAGVMVTDILKTVLLPVFAGLLVRLVAGRFIDKLLTALPWLSALTIAVIVLVVVAGSAAQIKDAAALVLLAVVLHNGLGLALGYGAGALARLGRPASRAMAFEVGMQNSGLAASLATAHFSPAAALPAAVFSVWHNISGAVVAAWMARGARKAGA, via the coding sequence ACCTTCCCTCGTCCGACCGGGCGGCGCGCCGTGCCGTCACGCTCTTCCCGCTGCTCGTGATCGTGGCCGGGCTGATCGGCCTGTTCTGGCCTTCGCACTTCACCGGCTGGGCACCGGCCGTGCCGTGGCTGCTCGGCGTCGTGATGTTCTCCATGGGTCTCACGCTCACCGTCCCGGACTTCGCCGCGGTCGCCAAGCGGCCGTGGGCGGTCGGCCTGGGCCTGGTCGCGCACTACGTGATCATGCCGGGCCTCGGCTGGCTGGTCGCCACGGTGCTGGACCTGCCGCCCGCGCTGGCGGCCGGCGTGATCCTGGTCGGCTGCGCCCCGAGCGGTACGGCCTCCAACGTCGTGACCTACCTGGCCCGCGGCGACGTCGCCCTGTCCGTCTCGGTCGCCACGGTCTCCACCGTGGTCGCCCCCTTCGTGACCCCGCCCCTGACGTACCTGCTGGCCGGGCAGTTCATGCATGTGGACGCCGGTGTCATGGTCACGGACATCCTCAAGACGGTCCTGCTGCCGGTCTTCGCGGGCCTGCTGGTCCGGCTGGTGGCCGGGCGCTTCATCGACAAGCTGCTGACGGCCCTCCCCTGGCTCTCCGCGCTGACCATCGCGGTGATCGTGCTGGTCGTGGTGGCGGGCAGCGCGGCGCAGATCAAGGACGCGGCGGCACTGGTGCTGCTCGCCGTGGTCCTCCACAACGGCCTCGGCCTGGCGCTCGGCTACGGGGCGGGCGCGCTGGCCCGCCTGGGCCGCCCGGCGAGCCGTGCCATGGCCTTCGAGGTCGGCATGCAGAACTCCGGCCTGGCAGCATCCCTGGCCACGGCCCACTTCAGCCCGGCAGCTGCGCTGCCGGCAGCGGTCTTCTCGGTCTGGCACAACATTTCCGGCGCGGTCGTCGCGGCATGGATGGCCCGAGGCGCCCGCAAGGCCGGCGCGTAA
- a CDS encoding amidohydrolase family protein has product MSDSAVLHIKGRVLAGPDDVREDLWVVGGRVSWTRPAGARDVTTIEGWALPGLVDAHCHVGLDAHGAVDEATSEKQALTDREAGTLLIRDAGSPADTRWIDDREDLPRIIRAGRHIARTRRYIRNFAHEIEPEDLVAYVAQEAKRGDGWVKLVGDWIDRETGDLASCWPRGAVEAAIAEAHRLGARVTAHCFAEESLAPLVEAGIDCIEHATGLTEETIPLFAERGVAIVPTLVNIATFPQLAAGGDEKYPRWADHMRRLHERRYDTVRAAYDAGVPVYVGTDAGGSLAHGLVAQEVGELVKAGIPALDALSATAWGAREWLGRPGLSEGAPADLVVYEADPRADVRVLGTPRRVILRGRVVG; this is encoded by the coding sequence ATGAGCGATAGCGCGGTGCTGCACATCAAGGGGAGGGTCCTCGCCGGGCCGGACGACGTACGCGAGGACCTGTGGGTCGTCGGCGGACGCGTCAGCTGGACACGGCCGGCCGGGGCGCGGGACGTCACCACCATCGAGGGCTGGGCGCTGCCGGGCCTGGTCGACGCCCACTGCCACGTGGGCCTGGACGCGCACGGCGCGGTGGACGAGGCGACCAGCGAGAAGCAGGCGCTCACCGACCGCGAGGCGGGCACGCTGCTCATCCGGGACGCCGGCTCACCCGCCGACACCCGCTGGATCGACGACCGGGAGGACCTGCCGCGGATCATCCGTGCCGGGCGCCACATCGCGCGCACCCGCCGCTACATCCGCAACTTCGCACACGAGATCGAGCCCGAGGACCTGGTGGCGTACGTCGCGCAGGAGGCGAAGCGGGGCGACGGCTGGGTCAAGCTCGTCGGCGACTGGATCGACCGGGAGACGGGCGACCTGGCGTCCTGCTGGCCGCGTGGCGCGGTCGAGGCCGCGATAGCGGAGGCGCACCGGCTGGGGGCACGCGTCACGGCCCACTGCTTTGCCGAGGAGTCCCTCGCGCCCCTCGTGGAGGCCGGTATCGACTGCATCGAGCACGCGACGGGCCTGACCGAGGAGACCATTCCGCTCTTCGCCGAGCGCGGCGTCGCGATCGTGCCCACACTGGTGAACATCGCGACCTTCCCGCAGCTGGCGGCCGGCGGCGACGAGAAGTACCCGCGCTGGGCCGACCACATGCGGCGGCTGCACGAGCGCCGCTACGACACGGTACGGGCGGCGTACGACGCCGGGGTGCCGGTGTACGTCGGTACGGACGCGGGCGGGTCGCTCGCGCACGGTCTCGTCGCCCAGGAGGTCGGAGAGCTGGTCAAGGCCGGTATCCCGGCCCTGGATGCGCTCTCGGCGACCGCGTGGGGCGCCCGGGAGTGGCTCGGGCGTCCTGGGCTCAGCGAGGGCGCGCCGGCCGACCTGGTGGTGTACGAGGCCGATCCTCGGGCGGACGTACGGGTTCTCGGCACGCCGCGGCGGGTGATTCTGCGGGGGCGGGTGGTCGGTTAG
- the ectA gene encoding diaminobutyrate acetyltransferase produces MTAAQADLARARSEFREMPEGFKLDAPRVEDGAAIWRIARDSRTLDLNSSYSYLLWCRDFAATSVVARDAAGAPAAFITGYLRPARPETLVVWQVAVDDAHRGRGLAAALLDGLAGRVAQEQGVTRLETTISPDNTASNRLFASFAERHQASVEREVLFDAGLFPEEGHEPEVLHRIGPFAAPAPPRH; encoded by the coding sequence ATGACCGCCGCACAAGCAGACCTTGCACGTGCCCGAAGCGAATTCAGAGAAATGCCGGAGGGCTTCAAGCTCGATGCCCCGCGAGTGGAGGACGGGGCGGCCATCTGGCGCATAGCCCGGGACTCCCGGACGCTGGACCTCAACTCGTCCTACAGCTACCTGCTGTGGTGTCGTGACTTCGCCGCCACCTCCGTCGTCGCCCGCGACGCCGCGGGCGCGCCGGCCGCCTTCATCACCGGCTACCTCCGCCCCGCCCGCCCCGAGACCCTCGTCGTCTGGCAGGTCGCCGTCGACGACGCGCACCGGGGGCGCGGGCTGGCCGCAGCTCTCCTGGACGGCCTGGCCGGCCGTGTCGCGCAGGAGCAGGGCGTCACTCGCCTCGAGACCACGATCTCCCCCGACAACACCGCGTCGAACCGGCTGTTCGCCTCCTTCGCCGAGCGTCACCAGGCGTCCGTCGAGCGCGAGGTCCTCTTCGACGCCGGGCTCTTCCCCGAGGAGGGGCACGAGCCGGAGGTGCTGCACCGCATCGGTCCCTTCGCCGCCCCTGCGCCGCCACGGCACTGA
- the ectB gene encoding diaminobutyrate--2-oxoglutarate transaminase, with translation MTITQPDLSVFETVESEVRSYCRGWPTVFDRAQGSRMYDEDGHAYLDFFAGAGSLNYGHNNPVLKRALIDYIERDGVTHGLDMSTTAKRAFLESFQNVILRPRDLPYKVMFPGPTGTNAVEAALKLARKVKGRESIVSFTNAFHGMSLGSLAVTGNAFKRAGAGIPLVHGTPMPFDHYLDGRYPDFLWFERLLEDQGSGLNQPAAVIVETVQGEGGINVARPEWLRALADLCHRRDMLLIVDDIQMGCGRTGAFFSFEEAGIVPDIVTVSKSISGYGLPLALTLFKPELDVWEPGEHNGTFRGNNPAFVTAAATLDTYWADGQMEKQTIARGEIIESHLRAIAEEHPRAGVDYRGRGMVWGMEFADKSLANKISKRAFELGLLIETSGPESEVVKLLPALTTTPDELDEGLRILARAVRDSV, from the coding sequence GTGACCATCACCCAGCCGGACCTGAGCGTCTTCGAGACCGTCGAATCCGAGGTGCGGAGCTACTGCCGCGGCTGGCCCACCGTCTTCGACCGGGCGCAGGGCAGCCGCATGTACGACGAGGACGGCCACGCCTACCTCGACTTCTTCGCCGGTGCCGGGTCGCTGAACTACGGCCACAACAACCCGGTACTCAAACGGGCCCTGATCGACTACATCGAGCGGGACGGCGTCACCCACGGCCTGGACATGTCCACCACGGCCAAGCGGGCGTTCCTGGAGTCGTTCCAGAACGTCATCCTGCGCCCGCGTGACCTGCCGTACAAGGTCATGTTCCCGGGCCCGACGGGCACCAACGCGGTCGAGGCCGCGCTGAAGCTGGCCCGCAAGGTCAAGGGCCGCGAGTCGATCGTGTCCTTCACCAACGCCTTCCACGGCATGTCGCTGGGCTCGCTCGCGGTCACCGGCAACGCCTTCAAGCGCGCCGGCGCCGGCATCCCGCTGGTGCACGGCACCCCGATGCCGTTCGACCACTACCTGGACGGCCGCTACCCGGACTTCCTCTGGTTCGAGCGGCTGCTGGAGGACCAGGGCTCGGGCCTCAACCAGCCCGCCGCCGTCATCGTCGAGACGGTCCAGGGCGAGGGCGGCATCAACGTCGCCCGTCCCGAGTGGCTGCGCGCCCTCGCGGATCTGTGCCACCGCCGTGACATGCTGCTCATCGTGGACGACATCCAGATGGGCTGCGGCCGCACCGGTGCCTTCTTCTCCTTCGAGGAGGCGGGCATCGTGCCGGACATCGTCACGGTCTCCAAGTCCATCAGCGGCTACGGCCTGCCGCTCGCGCTCACGCTCTTCAAGCCGGAGCTGGACGTCTGGGAGCCGGGCGAGCACAACGGCACCTTCCGCGGCAACAACCCGGCCTTCGTCACGGCCGCCGCGACCCTGGACACCTACTGGGCCGACGGCCAGATGGAGAAGCAGACCATCGCCCGCGGTGAGATCATCGAATCGCACCTGCGAGCCATCGCCGAGGAGCACCCGCGGGCCGGTGTGGACTACCGCGGCCGCGGCATGGTCTGGGGGATGGAGTTCGCCGACAAGAGCCTGGCGAACAAGATCTCCAAGCGGGCCTTCGAACTGGGCCTGCTGATCGAGACTTCGGGGCCGGAGAGTGAGGTCGTCAAGCTGCTGCCGGCACTCACCACCACCCCCGATGAGCTGGACGAGGGTCTGCGCATCCTCGCCCGCGCGGTCCGCGACAGCGTCTGA
- a CDS encoding ectoine synthase, which produces MIVRSFKDIEGTDRHVKSASGTWESKRIVLAKEGVGFSLHETILYAGTETDMWYANHIEAVLCVEGEAELENRETGEKHWIEPGTMYLLNGHEKHTLRPKTDFRCVCVFNPPVTGREDHDENGVYPLLTEPEAS; this is translated from the coding sequence GTGATCGTTCGCTCGTTCAAGGACATCGAGGGCACCGACCGCCACGTCAAGTCCGCTTCGGGGACGTGGGAGAGCAAGCGCATCGTGCTCGCCAAGGAGGGCGTCGGCTTCTCGCTGCACGAAACCATCCTTTACGCGGGCACCGAGACCGACATGTGGTACGCGAACCACATCGAGGCCGTACTGTGCGTAGAGGGCGAGGCAGAGCTCGAGAACCGGGAGACCGGTGAGAAGCACTGGATCGAGCCCGGCACGATGTACCTGCTCAACGGCCACGAGAAGCACACCCTGCGGCCGAAGACGGACTTCCGTTGCGTGTGCGTCTTCAACCCGCCGGTCACCGGTCGCGAGGACCACGACGAGAACGGCGTGTACCCGCTGCTCACCGAGCCCGAGGCGAGCTGA
- the thpD gene encoding ectoine hydroxylase, whose product MTTAPERTADLYPTRGATEVITPRQDPVVWSQPGTAGPFQPSELSDFERDGFFAIEELITADEVAVYRAELDRLTHDPEIKADPRSIVEPKSDKVRSVFEVHKISEVFAKLVADPRVVGRARQILGSDVYVHQSRINVKPGFGASGFYWHSDFETWHAEDGLPNMRTVSVSIALTENYDTNGGLMIMPGSHKYFLGCAGETPLDNYKKSLQMQDAGTPSDEALTKLADQYGIKLFTGKAGSATWFDCNCMHGSGDNITPYPRSNVFIVFNSVENAAVEPFAAPVRRPEFIGARDFTPVK is encoded by the coding sequence ATGACCACCGCACCCGAGCGCACCGCCGACCTGTACCCGACCCGTGGGGCCACCGAGGTGATCACCCCGCGGCAGGACCCGGTGGTGTGGTCGCAGCCCGGCACGGCAGGCCCTTTCCAGCCGTCCGAGCTGAGCGACTTCGAACGCGACGGCTTCTTCGCCATCGAGGAACTCATCACGGCGGACGAGGTCGCGGTGTACCGCGCCGAACTGGACCGGCTCACCCATGACCCGGAGATCAAGGCCGACCCGCGCTCGATCGTCGAGCCGAAGTCGGACAAGGTCCGGTCCGTATTCGAGGTGCACAAGATCAGCGAGGTGTTCGCCAAGCTGGTCGCCGACCCGCGCGTAGTGGGACGCGCCCGTCAGATCCTCGGCTCGGACGTCTACGTCCACCAGTCGCGGATCAACGTCAAGCCGGGCTTCGGTGCGTCCGGGTTCTACTGGCACTCGGACTTCGAGACCTGGCACGCCGAGGACGGCCTGCCGAACATGCGCACGGTGTCCGTCTCGATCGCGCTGACCGAGAACTACGACACCAACGGCGGCCTGATGATCATGCCTGGCTCGCACAAGTACTTCCTGGGCTGTGCGGGTGAGACGCCGCTGGACAACTACAAGAAGTCGCTGCAGATGCAGGACGCCGGCACGCCCTCGGACGAGGCCCTGACCAAGCTCGCCGACCAGTACGGCATCAAGCTGTTCACCGGCAAGGCCGGCTCGGCGACCTGGTTCGACTGCAACTGCATGCACGGTTCCGGCGACAACATCACGCCGTACCCGCGCAGCAACGTCTTCATCGTGTTCAACAGCGTGGAGAACGCCGCGGTGGAGCCGTTCGCGGCCCCGGTGCGGCGTCCGGAGTTCATCGGCGCCCGGGACTTCACCCCGGTCAAGTGA
- a CDS encoding maleylpyruvate isomerase family mycothiol-dependent enzyme translates to MGWDPAEEHPEIAELLAAWALDAVMSGDEERIRAHVEDCAECAEELARLREAVHRLDGPPAEPAKGGRRGVDKVGRGRLMAGARAARTGHDAPAAHAAPYAAAVASLEALLRELDGTPARWGTPVVHDWDVQGTVAHLIAADEPLAERLGMLPVTRAEPGGTGDAAPWEVRWAARTEEVVAYEHTRPPAETAEAWRTQAHGLLDLPEAREEEPAALPTALMGKRLPVADHYVIRAFETWIHTRDIGRALGLTVPPPPPVHLRRLVALAVRILDLALGDGARPVLLAVEGEAGGDWVLGPAAEPVAAELVLDAVDLCLLVGGRLTPQEVSRGQAGDAAAAQHVLATAASLAWL, encoded by the coding sequence ATGGGCTGGGACCCCGCGGAGGAGCACCCCGAGATCGCCGAGCTGCTCGCCGCCTGGGCGCTGGACGCGGTGATGTCCGGCGACGAGGAGCGCATCCGCGCGCACGTCGAGGACTGCGCGGAGTGCGCTGAGGAACTGGCACGGCTGCGGGAGGCCGTGCACCGGCTGGACGGACCGCCCGCCGAGCCGGCCAAGGGCGGCCGGCGGGGCGTGGACAAGGTCGGCCGGGGGCGGCTGATGGCAGGCGCCCGGGCGGCGCGCACCGGGCACGACGCACCGGCCGCGCACGCGGCGCCGTACGCCGCTGCGGTCGCGAGCCTGGAGGCGCTGCTGCGCGAGCTGGACGGTACGCCTGCGCGCTGGGGAACGCCGGTGGTGCACGACTGGGACGTGCAGGGCACGGTCGCGCACCTGATCGCGGCGGACGAGCCGCTGGCCGAGCGGCTGGGGATGCTGCCGGTGACGCGGGCCGAGCCGGGCGGCACCGGGGACGCGGCGCCCTGGGAGGTGCGCTGGGCGGCGCGTACGGAGGAGGTGGTGGCGTACGAGCACACCCGGCCGCCGGCCGAGACGGCCGAGGCCTGGCGGACCCAGGCGCACGGCCTGCTGGACCTGCCGGAGGCCCGGGAGGAGGAACCGGCCGCGCTGCCCACCGCGCTGATGGGGAAGCGGCTGCCGGTCGCCGACCACTACGTGATCCGGGCGTTCGAGACCTGGATCCACACCCGGGACATCGGGCGGGCACTGGGGCTGACCGTGCCCCCGCCGCCGCCCGTGCACCTGCGTCGGCTGGTGGCGCTCGCGGTACGCATCCTGGACCTGGCGCTGGGGGACGGCGCCCGGCCGGTCCTGCTGGCGGTGGAGGGCGAGGCGGGCGGCGACTGGGTGCTGGGCCCGGCCGCCGAGCCGGTCGCCGCCGAACTGGTCCTGGACGCGGTCGACCTCTGCCTGCTGGTGGGCGGCCGGCTCACCCCGCAGGAGGTGAGCCGGGGCCAGGCAGGCGACGCGGCCGCCGCTCAGCATGTGCTGGCGACGGCCGCGTCACTGGCCTGGTTGTGA
- a CDS encoding sigma factor produces MAARPHEVVPVDRRTASPTTPPRDEDLHRRLVYGDESALGEVYDAFGGLTYAVAARVTRSTNAAEEVVQEVLTHLWARPYAFDPARGSLRAWLSMRAHRRAVDRMCEEERERRAVLAGAALLPHTALAELPLAQRQVLHLAYFAGRTYRQAAVELGIPEGTAKTRLRVALRSLADRLADPPDPAVEKGI; encoded by the coding sequence ATGGCAGCACGACCTCACGAGGTGGTGCCGGTGGACCGGAGAACTGCTAGCCCGACGACTCCGCCGCGCGACGAGGACCTGCACCGGCGACTGGTGTACGGCGACGAGTCCGCCCTCGGCGAGGTGTACGACGCCTTCGGCGGGCTCACGTACGCCGTGGCCGCTCGCGTCACCCGCAGCACGAACGCCGCCGAGGAGGTCGTCCAGGAGGTCCTCACCCACCTGTGGGCCCGTCCCTACGCCTTCGACCCGGCCCGCGGGTCACTGCGGGCCTGGCTCAGCATGCGCGCCCACCGCCGCGCCGTGGACCGGATGTGCGAGGAGGAGCGGGAGCGCCGGGCGGTGCTCGCCGGCGCCGCGCTGCTGCCGCACACCGCGCTCGCCGAACTCCCGCTGGCCCAGCGGCAGGTGCTCCACCTGGCGTACTTCGCCGGGCGCACCTACCGGCAGGCCGCGGTGGAACTGGGCATTCCCGAAGGCACCGCCAAGACCAGGCTCCGCGTGGCGCTGCGCAGCCTCGCCGACCGGCTGGCCGACCCGCCGGATCCGGCCGTGGAGAAGGGCATCTGA
- a CDS encoding alpha/beta fold hydrolase has product MPIDRRPGVVLTDHVLQVPLDHDAPDGERIEVFAREAVAAGRERERLPWLLYLRGGPGLTTPRPLARDSWLDRALRDYRVLLLDQRGTGRSTPATRQTLARRGSPREQAAYLAHFRADSIVRDAELFRRHLIGEERWSVLGQSFGGFCTVHYLSRAPEGLREAFVTGGLPGLDVSAQDVYRAAYPRIARKNAAHYARYPQDVESVLRIAAHLRERDVRLPGGGRLTAEAFQGLGMMLGTGSGSYALHDILDEAWVSGVSGPELSDVFLERVRARLSFAESPMFAVLHESIYGQRSVDPKGTGWAAEAVRGEFPQFDVDRALADGGPLHFTGETIFPWLFDTDPALRPLKETAHALAERTDWPDLYDAERLAANEVPVVAAVYADDMYVDAGHSLRTAERIRGLRAWVTNEWEHDGLTAGGGAVLDRLLRMVRGEV; this is encoded by the coding sequence ATGCCCATCGACCGGCGGCCGGGGGTCGTCCTGACCGATCACGTCCTCCAGGTCCCGCTGGACCACGACGCGCCGGACGGCGAGCGGATCGAGGTCTTCGCGCGGGAGGCGGTGGCCGCGGGCCGGGAGCGGGAGCGGCTGCCGTGGCTGCTGTACCTGCGCGGCGGACCGGGGCTCACGACGCCCCGCCCGCTCGCCCGCGACTCCTGGCTGGACCGCGCACTGCGCGACTACCGCGTACTGCTGCTGGACCAGCGGGGTACGGGACGCTCCACGCCCGCGACCCGGCAGACCCTCGCGCGCCGCGGCTCGCCGCGGGAACAGGCCGCGTACCTGGCCCACTTCCGCGCCGACTCGATCGTCCGGGACGCCGAGCTGTTCCGCCGCCACCTGATCGGGGAGGAGCGGTGGAGCGTACTGGGGCAGAGCTTCGGCGGCTTCTGTACGGTCCACTACCTCAGCCGCGCCCCCGAAGGGCTGCGCGAGGCGTTCGTCACCGGCGGTCTGCCGGGCCTGGACGTGAGCGCCCAGGACGTCTACCGGGCGGCGTATCCGCGTATCGCGCGCAAGAACGCGGCGCATTACGCGCGTTATCCGCAGGACGTGGAGTCGGTCCTGCGGATCGCGGCGCACCTCCGGGAGCGGGACGTGCGGCTGCCGGGCGGCGGGCGGCTGACCGCCGAGGCGTTCCAGGGGCTCGGGATGATGCTGGGCACCGGCAGCGGCTCGTACGCGCTGCACGACATCCTGGACGAGGCCTGGGTGTCCGGGGTGTCCGGGCCTGAGCTGTCGGACGTGTTCCTGGAGCGGGTGCGGGCGCGGCTGTCGTTCGCCGAGTCCCCGATGTTCGCCGTGCTGCACGAGTCGATCTACGGCCAGCGGTCGGTGGATCCGAAGGGTACTGGCTGGGCGGCCGAGGCGGTGCGCGGGGAGTTCCCGCAGTTCGACGTGGACCGGGCGCTGGCGGACGGCGGCCCGCTGCACTTCACGGGCGAGACGATCTTCCCGTGGCTGTTCGACACCGACCCGGCGCTGCGGCCGCTCAAGGAGACCGCCCACGCACTGGCCGAGCGCACCGACTGGCCCGACCTCTACGACGCGGAGCGGCTGGCGGCGAACGAGGTGCCGGTCGTGGCGGCGGTGTACGCGGACGACATGTACGTCGACGCCGGGCACTCGCTGCGTACCGCGGAGCGCATCCGTGGCCTGCGGGCGTGGGTGACCAACGAGTGGGAGCACGACGGGCTGACCGCCGGCGGCGGTGCGGTGCTGGACCGGCTGCTGCGCATGGTGCGCGGGGAGGTCTGA
- a CDS encoding alkene reductase translates to MTTAFDPVDLAGLTLANRLVMAPMTRNRATADGVPTPSMVRYYTQRASAGLIITEATQPNVVGRGYPFTPGLHTAEQIAGWREVTDSVHAAGGKIFAQLWHGGRIGHPVTLPAGLIPVAPSAVVADQQVFTEDGLKDCVVPRELTGDEVRETIADFAAAARNAIEAGFDGVELHGGNGYLIHQFLSPASNLRTDEWGGSDEARSRFAVEVVEAVAAEIGAYRTALRISPGNPFNGMSEPEPEATYTALVEAIAPLGLAYLHACDVRDAELLARLRKRFGGTFVLNPAVDGRPAGPEELSLVEEGEADLLAYGRLFLANPDLPARLAAGGPFNEPVRESFYGGDDSGYVDYPALTG, encoded by the coding sequence TTGACCACTGCTTTCGACCCCGTCGACCTGGCCGGGCTGACGCTCGCCAACCGTCTCGTCATGGCACCGATGACGCGCAACCGCGCCACCGCCGACGGTGTGCCCACCCCGTCCATGGTCCGGTACTACACCCAGCGGGCCTCGGCCGGCCTCATCATCACCGAGGCCACCCAGCCGAACGTGGTGGGCCGCGGCTACCCGTTCACGCCGGGGCTGCACACCGCCGAGCAGATCGCGGGCTGGCGCGAGGTCACCGACTCGGTGCACGCCGCGGGCGGCAAGATCTTCGCGCAGCTGTGGCACGGCGGCCGCATCGGCCACCCCGTCACGCTGCCGGCCGGCCTGATACCGGTCGCGCCCTCGGCCGTCGTCGCCGACCAGCAGGTCTTCACCGAGGACGGCCTGAAGGACTGCGTCGTGCCGCGCGAACTGACCGGCGACGAGGTGCGGGAGACCATCGCCGACTTCGCGGCCGCCGCGCGCAACGCCATCGAGGCCGGCTTCGACGGTGTGGAGCTGCACGGCGGCAACGGTTACCTGATCCACCAGTTCCTCTCGCCCGCGAGCAACCTGCGCACCGACGAGTGGGGCGGTTCCGACGAGGCCCGCAGCCGGTTCGCCGTCGAGGTCGTCGAGGCCGTCGCCGCGGAGATCGGCGCGTACCGCACCGCCCTGCGGATCTCGCCCGGCAACCCCTTCAACGGCATGTCGGAGCCCGAGCCCGAGGCCACCTACACCGCGCTGGTCGAGGCGATCGCCCCGCTGGGCCTGGCCTACCTGCACGCCTGCGACGTCCGTGACGCGGAGCTGCTGGCGCGGCTGCGGAAGCGCTTCGGCGGCACCTTCGTGCTGAACCCCGCCGTCGACGGCCGCCCCGCCGGGCCCGAAGAGCTGTCGCTGGTCGAGGAGGGCGAGGCCGACCTGCTGGCGTACGGCCGGCTGTTCCTCGCCAACCCCGACCTGCCCGCGCGCCTCGCGGCCGGCGGCCCGTTCAACGAGCCGGTACGGGAGAGCTTCTACGGCGGCGACGACAGCGGCTACGTGGACTACCCCGCGCTGACCGGCTGA
- a CDS encoding aminotransferase class V-fold PLP-dependent enzyme: MDARAPGDHSGGMERQRLGGPEFAPETTYLNTPGSGLLPARAAAALREEAVASASYGTMGVDYFGPAAAARASFARLVGTAPDRVAVGSSVAVSSALIAASLPEGAEVLVPEGDFSSLVNPFAARPGLRVRTAPLEGLADAVRPGTALVAFSAVQALDGRIADLAAVRAAARAHGARTLLDVTQGAGWLPLEARRFDYVVCGAYKWLLCPRGTSFLVVAEDAPQPPALHAGWVAGADPGESNYGPVERLAEDARRYDEPHGHLAHVGARHSLALLEEIGVAAVHAHNTALAARYRAGLAELGYEALPAPGSAIVTVPALAAAHGPLAREGVLVAVRAGKLRAGFHLYNTADDVDRLLALLKRLDLPRS, encoded by the coding sequence ATGGACGCCCGGGCCCCCGGCGATCACAGTGGGGGGATGGAGCGACAGCGACTGGGCGGCCCGGAGTTCGCGCCCGAGACGACGTACCTCAACACCCCCGGCAGCGGCCTGCTGCCCGCCAGGGCCGCCGCCGCCCTGCGCGAGGAGGCCGTCGCGTCCGCCTCGTACGGCACGATGGGCGTGGACTACTTCGGCCCGGCCGCCGCCGCCCGGGCCTCCTTCGCCCGGCTGGTGGGCACAGCGCCGGACCGGGTCGCCGTCGGCAGCTCGGTCGCCGTGTCCAGTGCGCTCATCGCCGCATCGCTGCCCGAAGGCGCCGAAGTGCTGGTGCCCGAGGGCGACTTCAGTTCCCTGGTCAACCCCTTCGCCGCCCGCCCGGGCCTGCGCGTGCGCACCGCGCCGCTGGAGGGGCTGGCCGACGCGGTGCGGCCGGGCACCGCGCTGGTGGCCTTCAGCGCGGTGCAGGCGCTGGACGGCCGGATCGCCGACCTGGCGGCCGTCCGCGCGGCGGCCCGCGCGCACGGTGCCCGCACGCTGCTGGACGTGACGCAGGGCGCCGGCTGGCTGCCGCTGGAAGCGCGGCGGTTCGACTACGTCGTGTGCGGCGCGTACAAGTGGCTGCTGTGCCCGCGCGGCACCTCGTTCCTGGTGGTCGCCGAGGACGCGCCGCAGCCGCCCGCGCTGCATGCGGGCTGGGTGGCCGGCGCGGACCCGGGGGAGTCCAACTACGGCCCGGTCGAGCGGTTGGCCGAGGACGCGCGGCGTTACGACGAGCCGCACGGCCACCTCGCCCACGTCGGTGCCCGGCACTCCCTCGCGCTCCTCGAAGAGATCGGGGTGGCCGCGGTGCACGCCCACAACACCGCGCTGGCCGCCCGGTACCGCGCCGGACTCGCCGAGCTGGGCTACGAGGCGCTGCCCGCGCCGGGATCGGCGATCGTCACGGTCCCCGCGCTGGCCGCGGCGCACGGACCGCTGGCCCGGGAGGGGGTCCTGGTGGCCGTCCGGGCCGGGAAGCTGCGGGCCGGGTTCCACCTGTACAACACGGCGGACGACGTGGACCGGCTGCTGGCCCTCCTCAAGCGCCTCGACCTGCCCAGGAGCTGA